The bacterium genomic interval AAGCACGGGTTTGCCATGAATCTTTCACAGGGTCATAGACTTCATGTGCATTCAAAGCAATACCCTGGTTGATGTTTGTAGTTCCTCCGATTAAATGGATTTTTCCATTCAACACAACGCTCGCCATCGCAACTCGAGGGGTCGGAAGAGATTTGCCTTGCGTCCATTTTTTTGATACTGGATCGTAGATTTGAACTGCATCTTCAGCCATGTGTCCACCGATCACGTACAACTTATTATTTACAGATACGAGAGCCGGATGATGCGTTCCCTTTGGCAGATCGAGAGCTCGTGTCCAGCGATTATTCTTTATGTCATACATAAGCAACGAACGGTTATTTTCCGGCAGATATCCACCGGCTGTAAAAATAAGACCATTCACACTGACTGCTCCAAATTCAGAGGTTTCTTCAGGCAATGGTTCGCGCAATGACCAATTGCCCTGGTGTGGTCCGATCGGACAAGTCTTCTCTTGTGACCACAAGAAATTGCTTGTACCTAGAATCATCAACAGTGCGAATGGCACTAGATTTTTTGGCTGGAACATTTTCCCTCCGAGTTCAATCAAGAAGTCTTATCCTATTGTGGCTTGGAGGCGTGAATTGTTTCAGTCCGAGTAGAACTTCCTGCCTCACAAGTCAAATTTGGCCCGAGTCATGACATTTGGTGGATCGTTTGTGTCAAAATCGTTGGTCCGCTTTGGCTAACGGTAGTATGCTTTCGGCACTTGATGAGTACGAAAAACATTCCGATTTTTTTCCTGGTATTAGTTTGCTTTTCAATTTCTTGCAGTGCTGATTCTCAGCAACAAATTTCTGAAATTCCATTTTCTTATTTCAGTGAGACATTCATGGTTGTTCCTGTCCAAATTAACGGAACCCTCACTCAGAACTTTATTTTTGATACAGGGATTGGAGTGAATCTAATCTCGAAATCGATATGCGAACAACTTCATTGCAAAATTGAAGATGAGTACTCTGGCAAGAGAATGTCTGGTCAGGAGATCCGAACTCCTATGTCTTCTGTTGATTCTCTATCTGTTGCTGGACACGAACTGAAGAACGTACCTGTTGGAGTTTTCGATCTTGAAACGATGATGCCTCGATCAGGGATTGGCGGATTTCTCTCTTTGGGATTTTTCAGAAATCTCCCTTATTCGGTGGATTACACAAAACGGACTATCACTTTCGAAACTTCTGAATCCCTGGCAAAAATTCGTGCTGAAGGAACGCGTGT includes:
- a CDS encoding retroviral-like aspartic protease family protein, with translation MVVPVQINGTLTQNFIFDTGIGVNLISKSICEQLHCKIEDEYSGKRMSGQEIRTPMSSVDSLSVAGHELKNVPVGVFDLETMMPRSGIGGFLSLGFFRNLPYSVDYTKRTITFETSESLAKIRAEGTRVPILQDIEGPALQIFMPLVLPDSRRISVEVDTGSQILILNESFMKALGVTPDGPEVKRKDGKDETGHTFSRFFTNLEGKVHLVQSTDIGIEHPEVMFQKIIYDGLVGHDFLSRFRVTYDLPNSEIIFRP